CTCTGCCCGGCCGGGATGGCCATCACCCGGAACGTACTGAAGCGCAGCTTGATGGGCTCGCTGAACTTGAGTTGCACGGCCCTGGGCGCGGCCACCACGGCGTTCAGTGACGGCGTGATGGAGGATACGGCCGTGTGCGCGGTCGCCGTGGAGAGCGTCAGGGCAGTCAGGAGCATCAGGATCTTCTTCATGGGGCACCTCAGGTCGGGGCAGGCCGGGGCCTGCCCCGGAGTGCGGGTTACTTGACGGTGGTCTTGCTGGCCGGGCCCTCGGCGGGGTTCGTGTCGTCCCACGCGACGACGCTGCCGTCGCTGTACGTCTGGTAGATCTTCCACACGACCTCACCCGCCGCCGCCGGGTTCTTCGCCTGGAAGAAGAAGCGGGCGTACTCCATGGGCGCCACGCGGCCCGTCCAGACGATCTCGGTCACGAGACCGTTCGCATCCTTCTTCACGGTGCGCGTGAAGCCGGGCGTGACCTGGAAGCGGCTGATCACGACCCCGGCGGGCACCACGAGGCGGATCTGGGTGGTGGCGATCTCCTTCTCGGTGGGGACGTTCAGGCGGTAGGTCTCACTGGCGCCCACCTTGCTCTCCGACAGGCCCGTTTCGGTGCGGACGGTCGCGTGGGCACTCGCGACGGAGATCAGAACGGCGGCGGTCAGGGTCAGGGCGGAACGAATCAGGGTCTTCATGGGGCGTCTCCTTGAGGGTGGGTGGAGCGCTGCGCTCCACCCGGATGAGGGCGAATGACTGGGACTGTTCAGTGTCTGACTTACTTCTGGCCGGGCATGCTCATGCCTGCCGTGGGTGCCGTGCCCGCCAGGCTGAACGCCGTACCCAGGTTCAGGTAGATCTGATCGGCCACCGGGCCGCCGTGCACCTGCGTGTACTTCGCGTCGCTCAGGTCGAACTTCTCAGTGCCCACCCCGGCAGCGACCATCCGCGCGGCGTTCAGGTTCACCGTCACGGGCGCGCCGCTGTCCTTGATCTGGATCGTGCCGGGCTTCATGGGGTCACCCAGACTCACGGTCAGGCGGCGGGTATCGGCCCCCATGTGCAGGGCCACGTCGCGGGTCTGACCGCCCACCTGCGCCTTGCCTTCGAAGCGGCTGAAGATGTACCCGGGGTTCCACGCCCAGAACATGCCGACGTCCAGGCCCAGCGGGGCCTGCTGGGTGCTGGCG
This is a stretch of genomic DNA from Deinococcus grandis. It encodes these proteins:
- a CDS encoding DUF1775 domain-containing protein — translated: MKTLIRSALTLTAAVLISVASAHATVRTETGLSESKVGASETYRLNVPTEKEIATTQIRLVVPAGVVISRFQVTPGFTRTVKKDANGLVTEIVWTGRVAPMEYARFFFQAKNPAAAGEVVWKIYQTYSDGSVVAWDDTNPAEGPASKTTVK
- a CDS encoding MbnP family protein, with product MRTLIRLTALTAALTGTTLAAPFALNLNVLNGDRPFTGQLTTQAGQVITTTLWQLYISNVALVRDDGTELPVPGLTLLQLGGTNPTQNVPVLKADVPAGTYRGVRFDVGVPRALNHLDASTQQAPLGLDVGMFWAWNPGYIFSRFEGKAQVGGQTRDVALHMGADTRRLTVSLGDPMKPGTIQIKDSGAPVTVNLNAARMVAAGVGTEKFDLSDAKYTQVHGGPVADQIYLNLGTAFSLAGTAPTAGMSMPGQK